In Xenopus laevis strain J_2021 chromosome 2S, Xenopus_laevis_v10.1, whole genome shotgun sequence, a genomic segment contains:
- the rab34.S gene encoding ras-related protein Rab-34 isoform X1 produces the protein MSVLPPVRRDRIVAELPQCFSKESCLHTRESFHSKVTSACKQQRTGTVGRYRISKVIVVGDLSVGKTCLINRFCKDTFDKNYKATIGVDFEMERFEILGVPFSLQLWDTAGQERFKCIASTYYRGAQAIIIAFDLTDVSTLEHTRQWLQDALKENDASSVLLFLVGSKKDLSSPSQYALMEKDAIKVAKEMQAEYWSVSSLTGENVKEFFFRVASLTFESNVLAELEKTYARRIGEVVRINSNDRNVYQCTKKNKSTCCQ, from the exons ATGAGCGTCCTTCCTCCTGTGCGCAGGGACAGGATTGTGGCAGAGCTACCCCAG TGCTTCAGTAAAGAGTCATGTCTGCACACCCGAGAGTCTTTTCATTCTAAAGTCACCAGTGCCTGTAAGCAGCAACGTACAGGGACTGTGGG CAGATATAGGATCTCCAAAGTGATTGTGGTTGGGGACCTGTCAGTGGGAAAGACATGCTTGATCAATAG GTTTTGTAAAGACACGTTTGACAAGAATTATAAAGCCACAATTGGAGTGGACTTTGAGATGGAGCGATTTGAAATTTTAGGGGTGCCATTCAGCTTGCAGCT CTGGGACACAGCAGGACAAGAGAGATTTAAATGCATTGCTTCTACATATTACAGAGGGGCCCAAG CTATAATCATTGCCTTCGATTTGACTGATGTTTCCACCTTAGAACACACCAG GCAGTGGCTACAAGATGCACTAAAGGAAAATGACGCTTCGTCTGTGCTCCTTTTCCTAGTTGGATCAAAGAAGGACCTCAGT TCCCCATCTCAGTATGCACTAATGGAAAAAGATGCCATAAAGGTTGCAAAGGAAATGCAGGCCGAGTACTGGTCTGTGTCTTCACTAACAG GGGAAAACGTGAAGGAATTCTTCTTCCGTGTGGCATCCTTAACCTTTGAGTCTAATGTGCTGGCAGAGCTGGAGAAGACTTATGCTAGAAGGATCGGCGAAGTTGTGC GCATTAACAGCAATGACAGAAACGTGTACCAGtgcacaaagaaaaacaaatccaCCTGCTGCCAGTGA
- the rpl23a.S gene encoding 60S ribosomal protein L23a (The RefSeq protein has 1 substitution compared to this genomic sequence), translating into MAPKAKKEAVPPKTEAKSKALKAKKAVLKGVHSHKKKKIRTSPTFRRPKTLRLRRQPKYPRKSAPTRNKLDHYAIIKFPLTTESAMKKIEDNNTLVFIVDVKANKHQIKQAVKQLYDIDVQKVNTLIRPDGEKKAYVRLAPDYDALDVANKIGII; encoded by the exons ATGGCTCCTAAAGCGAAGAAGGAAG CTGTCCCTCCAAAGACTGAGGCTAAGTCTAAGGCTCTCAAGGCCAAAAAGGCTGTTTTGAAAGGAGTCCACAGtcacaagaaaaagaaaatcaggacCTCACCAACTTTCAGGAGGCCGAAGACATTGAGACTGAGGAGGCAACCCAAGTATCCTAGAAAGAGCGCCCCCACAAGGAACAA GCTTGATCATTATGCTATTATCAAGTTCCCACTGACCACTGAGTCGGCCATGAAGAAGATTGAAGACAACAACACTCTGGTTTTCATAGTTGATGTCAAAGCAAACAAGCACCAGATCAAGCAGGCAGTGAAGAAACTCTATGACATTGACGTACAAAAAGTGAACACCTTGATCAG GCCTGATGGTGAAAAGAAAGCATATGTCCGCCTGGCTCCCGATTATGATGCCTTGGATGTTGCAAATAAG attggCATCATCTAA
- the rab34.S gene encoding ras-related protein Rab-34 isoform X2, translated as MSVLPPVRRDRIVAELPQCFSKESCLHTRESFHSKVTSACKQQRTGTVGYRISKVIVVGDLSVGKTCLINRFCKDTFDKNYKATIGVDFEMERFEILGVPFSLQLWDTAGQERFKCIASTYYRGAQAIIIAFDLTDVSTLEHTRQWLQDALKENDASSVLLFLVGSKKDLSSPSQYALMEKDAIKVAKEMQAEYWSVSSLTGENVKEFFFRVASLTFESNVLAELEKTYARRIGEVVRINSNDRNVYQCTKKNKSTCCQ; from the exons ATGAGCGTCCTTCCTCCTGTGCGCAGGGACAGGATTGTGGCAGAGCTACCCCAG TGCTTCAGTAAAGAGTCATGTCTGCACACCCGAGAGTCTTTTCATTCTAAAGTCACCAGTGCCTGTAAGCAGCAACGTACAGGGACTGTGGG ATATAGGATCTCCAAAGTGATTGTGGTTGGGGACCTGTCAGTGGGAAAGACATGCTTGATCAATAG GTTTTGTAAAGACACGTTTGACAAGAATTATAAAGCCACAATTGGAGTGGACTTTGAGATGGAGCGATTTGAAATTTTAGGGGTGCCATTCAGCTTGCAGCT CTGGGACACAGCAGGACAAGAGAGATTTAAATGCATTGCTTCTACATATTACAGAGGGGCCCAAG CTATAATCATTGCCTTCGATTTGACTGATGTTTCCACCTTAGAACACACCAG GCAGTGGCTACAAGATGCACTAAAGGAAAATGACGCTTCGTCTGTGCTCCTTTTCCTAGTTGGATCAAAGAAGGACCTCAGT TCCCCATCTCAGTATGCACTAATGGAAAAAGATGCCATAAAGGTTGCAAAGGAAATGCAGGCCGAGTACTGGTCTGTGTCTTCACTAACAG GGGAAAACGTGAAGGAATTCTTCTTCCGTGTGGCATCCTTAACCTTTGAGTCTAATGTGCTGGCAGAGCTGGAGAAGACTTATGCTAGAAGGATCGGCGAAGTTGTGC GCATTAACAGCAATGACAGAAACGTGTACCAGtgcacaaagaaaaacaaatccaCCTGCTGCCAGTGA